Within the BD1-7 clade bacterium genome, the region GAACGCATCCGCACGCTGGACGAACCCGCCCCTGGCACCTACAAATCCTTTGCCAAGCTCACCAACATCAAAGACACCGAAGGCTATCCGTCCGCCAAAGACATGATTGACCTGCTGACCGTTGGCAATGAACAGGTGGTAAAAACCTGCCGCAAAGTTCTCAAGGTTGCTTCTGAAGAAGACGATGAATCAACATTGTCGTTGGCATCTGATCGTATGGGAATCCATGAAAAAGCTGCTTGGATGCTGCGTGCGCTGAACAAGTAACTGCTTTCTTGACTATGTTTTGACTATGTAGCTCGCAATGTATTCGACCATACAGAGCCGCTAGTTAAAAAGAGCAGTACATCGGTGCAGCAGCAAGCCGTTTATGGTTTGCCACAGACGGAAACTCCATTATACCCAGCCAATGCTAACGCTCTGTGCCAATGGCACGCTGAATCAACATCATCAATGATACTCTCAAGGATCCACCATGGTTAAACTCGGTTTGATGCTCGGTTACTCTGGCAAAACACTGAATATCCCGATCGATCTGATTCGCCATGCCGAGTCACTCGGGTACGATTCCGTCTGGACGGCCGAAGCCTATGGCAGCGATGCAGTGACACCGGCAACCTGGATTCTGGCACACACGACGCGCATTCGTGTTGGTACCTGTATCATGCAGATTCCCGCAC harbors:
- the dps2 gene encoding DNA protection during starvation protein 2; its protein translation is MTQINIGISKKGRKAITEALKVLLADTYTLYLQTHNFHWNVTGPRFRELHLMFEEQYNELWLAVDDIAERIRTLDEPAPGTYKSFAKLTNIKDTEGYPSAKDMIDLLTVGNEQVVKTCRKVLKVASEEDDESTLSLASDRMGIHEKAAWMLRALNK